TGGTGCAAAGTCAAAAGCTGACAGGGATCAACCCGCTAGCAATAAGAACATTGGACGTTTCATCATTGACACAAGGTGTGTACATGGTCCGTATCGCTCATGTGAGTGGCGTGACCAATACCAAATTGGTCATTGAATAAAGAGCCCCTCGTTGCGTAGAACGCTCTATGCCTTGGTTGGCATGGGGCGTTCAATGTTGTAGGGGTGATCGTTCACTCTTGTGACCGGAGAATGGATCCTCCGGATCTACCGAACTGTGACAGTATCCGACAATAGCTGGCCGACCTTCGCGCAGCGAAAGGAACTAAGCGACTTCGCCTCGCGTGAGCGTCAATCCGTACATACTGCATTTGCGATCATTATGGATCATGCTTCTCCTGCTTTCGGGAGCCCTTTCCGCACAGACGTCGGTTGAGGTATTCGATTGTATTGACGGTAAGCCTGTTCCGTTCGCAGTGGTACGGCTAGAGGCCGAAGATCACACGGGTATTGCATCGAAGAGCACCGATCTGAACGGCAAAGCTGTTTTTGTTGATGGTGAACTTTTAGGCAAGAAAGCTGCTTTCGTGCGAATTGAAGCGCTTGGATACATGGTGGCGGACATACCGGCACTAACGCTGATCAAGTTTGGCTTGAAGCGGGACCCGCAACAACTGAAGGACGCTGTGGTTACCGGTCAGTATGGGCTTACTTCTGCGGTTAATGCCATACACAAAGTACGTGTGATCGATGAAGCTCAGTTGCAAGCACGCGCTTCGAACACGCTTGCCGATGCCTTACAGAATGAGCTGAATATTCAGCTTTCACAGGACAATATCCTTGGTACTTCCATTTCCATGCAAGGGCTGAGCGGACAGAACGTGAAGATCCTGATCGATGGTGTGCCTGTGATCGGAAGGCAGAATGGGAACATCGATCTAGCCCAGATGGATCTGAACGGCATAGCGCGTGTGGAGATCGTGGAAGGGCCATTGAGCGTGAGCTATGGAACCAATGCATTGGCCGGAACCATCAACTTGATCACGAAGAAGAACGCTAGTGAAGCACCTACCTTCAAATTCAGTTCGTACACTGAACATATTGGTCGGCTCAACCTCTGGGGAACCGCCTCCAAACGGTGGGGAAAGCATAACGTGAACATTAATCTTGGTCGCGATTATTTCAACGGCTGGAACCCCGGCCAGACAGATATTCCCAACTTTAAGCCCGCACTGGCGGATACTACACGCTACCAACAATGGAAGCCACGCGAGCAGTATACAGGGCGTCTCAACTACCGATGGAATAGCAATTCCTGGCACCTTGGATATAAGGCCGAGGTCAGCAATGACCTGATCACCGCGCGCGGTAGACCAAGAGCACCTTACTACGTTTCAGCATTCGATGAGGAGTACAGAACACAACGCTTCGATAACGCTTTATTTGCCGATCACTATTGGAGCAATGGACGCAAACTGAACCTGATCATAGCGCACGATCGGTACAAGCGTACACGCAATACATGGGTCCGTGATCTTACGAACCTTGGAGAACAACTCGTGGTCGGTGAAGATGTACAGGACACCTCGCTATTCACATTGACCAATGCGAGACTGGTCTACTTTTCTGCGGAGGAAGATGCTCAATTGCGTTATGAATTCGGGACGGACCTGAATTACGAGACCGGTTCCGGCCAACGCATTGTACAAGACGATGGCGCCTCGATCGGTGACTACGCGATCTATTCAAGTATCGAGTACAAGCCATGGAAGCAGGTCGTAGTTAGACCTGCGGTCCGTTATTCGTACAACACCATCTACGACGCCCCGTTGGTGCCATCGCTCAACGTCCGTTGGCAGTTGGATACGGCTTTCACGTTCAGAGCTAGTTATGCCCGAGGGTTCCGTACCCCTTCGCTGAAGGAACTCTATTTCTATTTCGTGGATGTGAATCATGATATACGTGGTAACAAGGAGCTCGATGCAGAGCATTCCAACAACTTCAGTGCATCGCTTACTTGGAATGAACCACGCGAACGCGGTGCATGGCGCGCTGAACTCAGTGGATTTTACAATACCATCAACGATATGATCACCTTGGCGCAGGTGGATGCCACGCTTTACACGTATGTCAATATTGGCCAGTACAGTACCGCCGGAGGAAATCTTGGCCTGTCTTGGGAGAATGGGAATTGGGTGATCAGTGCAGGTGGTAATGTCACAGGTCGTAAGGATGATCTCGCAAATGACGGAGCGAACGATTACCTGTGGTCACATGAAGCGCGTGGTTCCATATCACACACTTGGGCAAAGCACGGTTTATCAGCACAAGCATTTTTCAAATACCAAGGGTTGGTCTCCAACTACGCCTTGGCCGATGACAATACGGTGCAACGCTCGATGATCGAAGCATATGGCATGGCCGATGTATCTCTGACGAAAGAGCTATTGAAAAAGCGAATTGGACTTACAGTGGGGTGCAAGAACCTGTTCGACGTGCAGAATCTGAATGCCACCAGCTCCGGTGTTGGAGGAGTGCACGGTAACGGTGGTTCCAGCGTACCCATGATGAACGGTCGCCTTTTCTTTATGCGCTTGAACCTTGAATTATCAGCTCTTAGAAAATGAGGATCCTTGGTATGGTCATTTTCGCCGTGGCGAGCAGTGCGTTGCTTTCCTCATGTTTGAAGGATGAATTACCGGTGATCCCAGTGGAACGTGGTGATGTGGTCGAAGTTCAGTTGACCATGGGCAATGGCTACAATGAGCAATTGTGGTTCGACCTCGGAACCAATTCCGTTGTTGCGCAGAACAGTAAAACGGCTTGGGATCTCGCCTTTGAGTGTGGTGCTGCGGGCTGGCAGGTACGTGTGAACCCAGCGCGTTTCATGCGGGCCAACAGGACCAGTACGACCGACATCACCTTGGCGACCGATACGAACGGGTTCGGAGTACAATGGGAATACGATCATAGCGAAGGCATGGTGGATAGCCTTGCGTTCGGTGACTGGCGAATGAATGATGAAGTGTACGTACTTGACCTTGGTCTTGATGCCGAGGGCACTTTGCTCGGTATCCGAAGAGTGAGGGTGTTGGAGTCAACAACTACGCAATACACCTTCGAAGTAGCAGCGATGAACGGCAGCAACGTGCAACAATTCACCGTACAGAAAGACCCATCACGAACGTACGTTCATTTCAGCATTCTGAATGGGCAGCAAGTTCTGATCGCTCCCCCGCATGGCGCGTATGATCTCGTTTTCTCGCAATACACCTACCAATTCTACGACCCTTATTTGGCCTATTTGGTGACTGGCGCGGTCAGCGGTTTCAGCGGTTGTAGAGTGAGCGAGTTCTTTACGAATGATTTTGCTTCGGTCTCATTGGCAGATACAATGGCGAACCCCTTCAACACGAACGAGGATGTGATCGGATACGATTGGAAAGAATACGATTTCGATACCGGTATCTATGCGATCTTCCCGGATCACGTATTCATCGTTCAGGATGTCGAAGGATATTTCTACAAATTGCATTTTACCGATTGGTACAATGCCGCTGGCCAGCGTGGTAACCCACGGTTCGAAGTGGTGGGGTTGTAGTTCCGATAAAGGATCACCCTAAAAATCCATTTCCCCGCCACCGCTTTCGCCTGCAGGGCGTTGACCTTTCTTGCGGAACAACGAGGCGTCGCTCTCACCGAATTTCCATGTTAATGTGAAACGCACATAGCGTTGCTCACGACGACCGAAACTTTCCTGATAGAGATAGGGTGTGTTGATCGTACTCCCGTGCCGGTTCGTATAGAAGACATCATTCACCGAGACAACACCGGTCAAGCGTTTGTTGAAGTCGTAACCCAATGATGCATCCATGCTGTATTGTGAAAGCGACCGACCCTGAGCCTGAACTTCCGGACTTTCGTATTCGCCATTCAACTGAATGTTCCACGCTTTCTTGAATCTGTATTGCACCAGTGCTTTTGCCTCCCAGTTCGTCCCTTGATTGCGTAAACCACCCTGATCACTACCCAATGTCAGATCCGTGTATTGCAACGTGCCACTAAGCGTAACTTGAAGGTCTTGAAAAAAACGGAATTTGAAGATGTTCTCCCATCCAGCCCGTGTGCTGTTCGCGCCGTTAACGAAAGTGTTCCGCAGGATCGTGCTGTCAGAGGATAGGGGAGAACTGTAGCTGGTGATAACGTTCTCCGTGAACCGACCGTACACTGAAGTTAGCCATGTGGCTTTTCCATCCATGAACGGGGTCAAATGGTTCACTTCGGCAATGTTGCTGAACTGAGGAGCCAAAGCGGGATTTCCAATGCGAATGTTCCGACTGTC
The nucleotide sequence above comes from Flavobacteriales bacterium. Encoded proteins:
- a CDS encoding TonB-dependent receptor, which produces MLLLLSGALSAQTSVEVFDCIDGKPVPFAVVRLEAEDHTGIASKSTDLNGKAVFVDGELLGKKAAFVRIEALGYMVADIPALTLIKFGLKRDPQQLKDAVVTGQYGLTSAVNAIHKVRVIDEAQLQARASNTLADALQNELNIQLSQDNILGTSISMQGLSGQNVKILIDGVPVIGRQNGNIDLAQMDLNGIARVEIVEGPLSVSYGTNALAGTINLITKKNASEAPTFKFSSYTEHIGRLNLWGTASKRWGKHNVNINLGRDYFNGWNPGQTDIPNFKPALADTTRYQQWKPREQYTGRLNYRWNSNSWHLGYKAEVSNDLITARGRPRAPYYVSAFDEEYRTQRFDNALFADHYWSNGRKLNLIIAHDRYKRTRNTWVRDLTNLGEQLVVGEDVQDTSLFTLTNARLVYFSAEEDAQLRYEFGTDLNYETGSGQRIVQDDGASIGDYAIYSSIEYKPWKQVVVRPAVRYSYNTIYDAPLVPSLNVRWQLDTAFTFRASYARGFRTPSLKELYFYFVDVNHDIRGNKELDAEHSNNFSASLTWNEPRERGAWRAELSGFYNTINDMITLAQVDATLYTYVNIGQYSTAGGNLGLSWENGNWVISAGGNVTGRKDDLANDGANDYLWSHEARGSISHTWAKHGLSAQAFFKYQGLVSNYALADDNTVQRSMIEAYGMADVSLTKELLKKRIGLTVGCKNLFDVQNLNATSSGVGGVHGNGGSSVPMMNGRLFFMRLNLELSALRK